CGGGAACCTTTCTGAATTTTATTTTACGACAAGGGGTTAGGCGGCGATCCTTGATGAGCACGCGGATTGACGCGACGGTCGCCGGTTCTGGTGGGGCGGTCAAGCCGACACCGGCCCCTGCGGCGATGTCGCGCCGCAGCCGTTCGCGTGCCGGACACGGGATCAGGGCAGCGCGAGGATGACGTGGCTCGACTTGATCAGCGCCGTCGCCGCGTCGCCCGGTTGCAGGTTCAGCGTCTCCGCGCTGTCGCGGGTGATCGTGGCGGCGGCTCTCCCCAAGGTCGAGGACGATCTCGCTGTTCACAGGCCCGTCGGTGCGGGCGCTCACAGTGCCCGAAAGCCGGTTCCTGACCGATAGCGGCCCAATCTCGGTGCCACCGGCAAGGATCACGAAGCTCGACTTGACCAGCGCAAAGACCTCCACCCCCGGCGCCAGCCCCATCTCGGCCGCGCTTCTGCCGGTGATGACCGAGGCAAGGCTTTGCCCGCCGCCGATATCCATCACCACTTCGGCGCTGACCGTGCTTTCCTTTACCGAGGTCACGGTGGCGCGATACGCATTGCGGGCCGAGGTCTTCATCATCAGGCTCCACAGCAGATCATTGGGGTCAAGGTCGATCCGGGCATCGAGCGCCGCCACCACCCGCGCCAGACCGTCCTGGATGACGGCGTAGGCTGCGATGACGTTCTCGCCCGCGGGCGTCAGTTGTGCACCGCCCCCCGCCCGCCCGCCGGGCGCGGCGGTCACCAGCGGGGTGGCAAAGACGTTGTTCATCGCCTGCACGCCGTCCCAGGCCGCCTTGTAGGACAGACCCACCTCCCGCGCCGCGGCCGAGATCGATCCGGTACGCCCGACCGCGGCAAGCAGAGCCACACGGTCCGCCCCCATCCGGGCCCCGGTGCGTTCCAGCGTCAGGGCGCTGCGCAGGTTCTCTGTCATCCTCGCTCGTCCTTCTTGCCGACGCACCCGAACGTCATAGCCCGAAGGGCGCCGCCCTGCCACTGTTGCGTGCGGCCGCCCCTCACCCGATGCAGGGCGTCGTGCCCGAGGACCACGGCGCATCGCACCAGACGCGCGGGCAGGCGGGAGTGGCGCCGGCATGGCCCGGCACAGGGTGACCCGACCGGGCATCGGCCAGAGGACACAGAAACGCGCTTGCCGCAGTCGGCAAAGCGGCGCCTTGGCGGGCGGCATCGTCTTGC
The window above is part of the Rhodovulum sp. P5 genome. Proteins encoded here:
- a CDS encoding TOBE domain-containing protein; this encodes MGRAAATITRDSAETLNLQPGDAATALIKSSHVILALP